The Hujiaoplasma nucleasis DNA window TGAAAAGATGTTCCAGCTGCTAATATATATACGCGTTTAATGTTATTAAACATTTCTTTTATTTCTGGTCTAACTCTTAGTTTATGATCAACCATGTATTCTTTCATGATTTTTCTAATAACTGCAGGTTGTTCTGAAATTTCTTTTAACATATAGTGTTCATAGCCAGCTTTATCTAAATCATCCATGATAAAATCCATAGGTAATTTTTTTAAATGGTTACTTTCAAATCCAACAGCGTCAGTAACTTTGAAACTATATTGATCTTGGTTCTTCTCTACGATAATAACTGAATTATCTTCTAAAAGATAGTAATCATCTGCGTAATCTACAAAGGCTAAAACATCAGATCCTAATACTATACCTTCTTTTGATTCTCCTATTAATAGTGGAGATTTATTTTTAACTGCATAAATATGATTGGTATCTTCAGTATCTAAAATTAAAAATGCATATGATCCATCTAATAAAGAAATAGTTTTTCTGATGGCTTCTTCAACAGTTCTTTTTTTAGAAAATTCTTCAACTAAGTTTACAATAACTTCCGTATCAGTATCACTTCTAAAATTATAATCAGGCAAATATTTATAAACCAATTCTTTATGATTATCTATAACACCATTGTGAACAATAATAAAGCGATTGCTTTGTGAATAATGTGGATGGGTATTTTGATAATTAGCCACACCATGTGTTGCCCATCTTGTATGACCTATACCTAAATGATTTGATTCTGGATATTTAAATTCTTGATATAGACTCGCTACTCTACCAATACCCTTATTGGTAATAAATTCCTTCTTGGCTTCATTAAAATAAGTGACTCCACAAGAATCATAGCCCCTATATTCTAAACGCTCTAATCCTTTAATAACTACTTCAGATGCTTTAGCTTTCCCTATGTAACCTACGATACCGCACATAATATCCTCCTAATAACAATAATCTATTATATCAAATTTTATTTTTTATCACAATTTTAACTCTTCAAAAAAAGATTGTAATGTTAACAATCTTTTTGAATTAGTATTATTATATAACTTATTGCCAAAAAATGGTATATGATTAGGAAAAAAAGTAATTTTTTTTCTATATAATCAAATCCTTGAATATTAATAATAAAATTATTTAGTACTGATTTATCGATATTAGGTATTTGTGGCCACATAATTTCAAATATCCAAAACATTAACAATGGTATTAATCCTACTAAAAGATGTTTAAAAATCATGATAAATATGAGTGTTAATAAATAATATTGAATGTTCTCCAAATATAAATACCCTGCTTGAAGATAGTATATCCCTAAGTCAATAATATAAGGAGTAAAGGCATGACTATAGGCCTGTAGTAAAACTATCTGGCTTATGAAAATTATTGTTATAATGATAAGTCCTGTAATCATTCTTGACAAATAAAATAGTCTTTTGGCTTTTTTTGATGTGACAGTATAGATGGCCAAAGCTTGGTTGCTTTTAGATCCTAGGTTTAAGCCTATATAGATTGCGATAAAGACAGATATAAATTCTAAAACTAAAAATGATTCATTTAGAAAATCAAAAGCAAAATCAATTTTGTATGCATCGATATATTCATATCCATCAAGCACTTGTGAATTATAGATAAAAGCCACCATCAAAATAAATAATAGGATGATTGTAATGATGACAAATGTTTTCGTCATCAGATAATCTAAATGTAATCTAATGTATTTTAACATTCTAGCTTTCCTTGATTAAATTTATATATTCGTTTTCTTGATGTGTTAAATTTTTCAGGAAAATGAGTCGATACAATGACTAAATAGTTTTTAGATAATTCTATTATTTTTTTAATCAAGAGTTTTTGAGCATTAAAGTCTAAACCAACCAAAGGTTCATCCAAAATGATTATTTTAGGTTGATTAAGCAAAGCTTGTGTGATATTTACTTTTTGCTTCATTCCATTGGATAGAGATCTAATGGGTGCATTCAATTTAGATTTAATATCAAATATGGATAAGTATTCATCTAACTCTAGATTTAAATAGGGATTATATAAGTCTTTAATTCTACCAATAGCTATTAAGAATTCTTTCACTGTCATAAAATCTGGCATAACATAATTTTCAGGTGCATAACCTATTCGATATTTCTTCTTTAATATCTTACCCTTATAATTAACAACCTGCATGATACATTTAATGAGTGTTGATTTCCCAGATCCATTATGGCCTACCAATAAATTTAGAGTTCCATTTTTAAAGTCAGTTGTGATTGATTCTATCCCTTTATTTTTTTGATAGGTTTTGGTTAAATCATTGATAACTATACTGATAATGTTGGACTTCATAATAGTCATTGTATAAATCACTGATATGGTTATAGAATAAATAATCATCAATGATATATGTATACATTAAGTTATTATATTCATAATGAATGATTAGGGGAAATCGATTTAGGTGTTGTATTTTATTAAGATATTGAATAGGTAAAATAATTGAACTATCATGTGTGAAATGAAAAGTATCATTAGCTTCAAATTCTTCAACCACAAGTTGGTAGTCCTTAAGTATTTCATTTGTAGAAACGAGATAGTTTGGGGCTTCATAAGATATTTTCGCGCCATTAAGATTTATTTTTGCTTTTTCATTTAAGATTTCTATTTCATGAATTTTAATAGTTTGATTGCTTTTATTTATGATTTCTATATATATGCCGACCATGGTATCTTGATCATGTAAGGAATACATTCGATTAAAATCAATATGTGATGCTTGTTCTAGATTTTTGAACATAAGGATAACATCCCCTAAATCCAATAAGAGTTCTTCCTCATTTTCATATGTCAGTTTTAATTGGGCATTGATGATATTAAGTTTTAAATTCTCAGAATAAACTTCAGAAAAATCACATTCTATGTAGTATAAGAAATATTTCTTTTCTTCATAGGATACCCTTTGACTTTGATTTTTAATATCTTTAATTTTTACCTTCACTTCATCGGTTTCACTGATGATTCTGGAATCTATGATATTGGCTTCGTCGGTAAAAAAAGTGTATTCTTGACTAATGTATAAAGGAATATCAATGGTTTCATTGTCAGTCAAAAGTCTTGCATAGTCTTTTTCAATAGACATCATGTATATTTCATTATCTTTTTCTCTTCCAAAGAACATAAACAATGCTAGAGCTATAACAATATAAGCAATGATCAATATCGTAAATGTCTTTTTCATTAGAATCTCTGCTTAATAATTTCATGATATTCAGTTAGCACTGTAAAGGTCTCCCAACCACCTTTTTTTGTTCTTATCCAGAAGAAATAATAACTTCCGACTCCATTATTGACTTCACCTGTTCCTCTCGTTACAATTGAAACATAAGTCATTGGATCAACTTGAATATTAAACTCATATGTTTCAGAATTGGTTGTGGTGGTGGTAAGAGAGACACTTGATTTAATCGAAGCATCGACAGAGCCTTTAAATTGTTTTTTTGTTCCTGAACCCTTAATTTTAATTTCACCACTAGCTGAAATTTGTTGTTTTGATACTTCCTTAGTTTCTAATTCAATTTTATATGAAATTGGTGTCAGTCCAGAATTAAAAATCTTAATTTTAGTTTCTGCAATAAAATCTAAGGCCTCATTTTTATTGACCACATGAATTCTCCAGCCAAACATTTTTCTTTTCTTTGTCTTCTTGTAATATGACTTATAGTCACTATTAGAATATTCCTTTAATAATTCTACTTCTCCATCTTCAAAGATGATTTCTTGGTAGTTTGTATATTCTTCAGCCTCTAGTGTGGCTAAATTTAAGACCACCATCATTGATAAAACACATAACATTACAAATTTTTTCATTAAAAAACCTCCCTTTCTACATAGATAATACTTAAGGGAGGTTTATTTTCTTTATTTTACATATTTATTAATAATATTAATAATCTCTTGTGTCTTTTCTTCATATGTTCCATCTGTTAAAGATTCTCTCACACATGAATCTAAATGCTGTTTTAAGATTTGCAAATTAGCTTTTTTTAATAATGACTCGACTGCTAGAATTTGATTTGCAATATCTACACAATACCTATCTTCTTCAGTCATTCTAATAATCGCTTCGATTTGTCCTTTAGCAGTTTTTAATAGATTAATACTCGCTTGATGATCATGTTTCATTTTATATTTCCTCCAACTTATTAAATTTCATTTTCTTGAGTCTTAAAGAATTATAAATGACATTAAGTGAACTTAATGACATGGCAGCTGCCCCTATCATAGGGTGTAGTAATCCAAATATTGCAAAAGGAATAGCAATTCCATTATAAAACCAGGCCCAAAAGAAATTTTCTTTAATTTTTTTAAAGATAGCTTGCGATAAACGAATGGCTTGTAAAACATTGGCTATATCGCCATTAACTAAAGTCACATCTGCAGCTTCAATTGCAACATCAGTTCCTGTACCTATGGCGATACCTACATTTGCCTGTTTTAGTGCAGGTGCATCATTAATCCCATCTCCTACCATAGCTACCAGTCCAAATTCATCTTGTAGTTTTTTAATTTCATCAACTTTGCCATCAGGATAAACTTCAGATATAACAACTGATATCCCTGCTTTTTTTCCTATGGCTTCAGCGGTTCTACGATTATCTCCTGTAATCATAGCTGTTTTAATTCCAAGGTTTTCAATTGCATGAATCACTCGTTTAATATTAGACTTTAGTTCATCCCTAATTGCAATTAAACCTAGAACTTCATTTTCTTTAGCCAATATGACCACAGTTTTTGCTTCATTTTCTAAACTGACCATTTGATTTTCATAGTCTTTAAAATCTATCCCTCTATCTATCAATAATTGACGATTTCCGAGATAGTAAGTTTCTTGTAAAATATCTCCCTTAATACCTTGACCAACCAAAGCTTGAAAGTTCTTTAACTCAAATGCTTGAATCTTGTCTGTCTTAGCTTTGTCAATAATGGATTGTGCCAGTACATGCTCTGAACCTTTTTCTAAAGTATAGGCTAATTTCAATAATTTTTCTTTGTCTTCACTGATGATATCAGTGACCATAGGTTTTCCATAAGTTAATGTTCCTGTTTTATCAAAAGCAATGGCCTTTATATCCTTAAAGGTTTGAACAGCTTCACCATTTCTTATCAATATACCGTGTTCTGCACCTATACCACTTCCAACCATTAAAGCAGTTGGTGTACCTAATCCTAAGGCACATGGACAGGCTAT harbors:
- a CDS encoding metal-sensing transcriptional repressor, which encodes MKHDHQASINLLKTAKGQIEAIIRMTEEDRYCVDIANQILAVESLLKKANLQILKQHLDSCVRESLTDGTYEEKTQEIINIINKYVK
- the glmS gene encoding glutamine--fructose-6-phosphate transaminase (isomerizing) codes for the protein MCGIVGYIGKAKASEVVIKGLERLEYRGYDSCGVTYFNEAKKEFITNKGIGRVASLYQEFKYPESNHLGIGHTRWATHGVANYQNTHPHYSQSNRFIIVHNGVIDNHKELVYKYLPDYNFRSDTDTEVIVNLVEEFSKKRTVEEAIRKTISLLDGSYAFLILDTEDTNHIYAVKNKSPLLIGESKEGIVLGSDVLAFVDYADDYYLLEDNSVIIVEKNQDQYSFKVTDAVGFESNHLKKLPMDFIMDDLDKAGYEHYMLKEISEQPAVIRKIMKEYMVDHKLRVRPEIKEMFNNIKRVYILAAGTSFHAGLIGRVFFEEVAKIPVEVFIASEFAYNEPLIDPHSLFVLISQSGETADLRACLVNVKEKGYKTLSITNVPTSTLAREADATLNIYAGTEIAVASTKAYVGQIAVLAILANSLSKQHSLDLVSELSRAAVSMENIIDRRDYINELVQHTFNSQDAFYIGRGIDYFVSLEGALKLKEITYIHTDGIAAGELKHGPMALIEKDIPVIAIISQDHISNNTRSNLEEAKAREGKPLVISLENTSKGNDDIVLMDVHRLLSPLVTVIPTQLIAYYKAKQLGVDIDKPRNLAKSATVE
- a CDS encoding ATP-binding cassette domain-containing protein, producing MKSNIISIVINDLTKTYQKNKGIESITTDFKNGTLNLLVGHNGSGKSTLIKCIMQVVNYKGKILKKKYRIGYAPENYVMPDFMTVKEFLIAIGRIKDLYNPYLNLELDEYLSIFDIKSKLNAPIRSLSNGMKQKVNITQALLNQPKIIILDEPLVGLDFNAQKLLIKKIIELSKNYLVIVSTHFPEKFNTSRKRIYKFNQGKLEC